In [Mycobacterium] stephanolepidis, the genomic window ATGTGGTGATGATGCTCGCGGCGACGAACCCACGCACCGGCAGCGCGATGAACGCGATGGTGAAGACCGTCCAGTAGCCGCGTTTGCGGGCAATACGGGTGGCGGCCAGTGAGGCGATCACCATCACCGCCTGGGCGACGACGACGGTGGCAGCAACGGTGATGAATGGATCAGCCTTGTGGGCGACAACGGCCAGTCCGTAGAGCGGCAGCATTGCCGCGTTTCCGAGGTGGAAGAGCAGGATCGCCGCGGCCAGAGCCCGAAGCGCAGGAGAGCGCGCCAGGATCTGCAGTCCACTTGCGGCAACACCGTCATGCCCATCGGTGGCTCCGCGTGCTGCTTGGTCGTCGATATGGCGAGCAGGGTATCGACAGCGTGGCCACCACCGCAACGATCGCGAACGCCGCAGCCAGCCCAAAGACTGCAGCGAATCCGAAATACCAACCAAGACAGCCTGACAGAGCAGCACCCACCATGTTGCCGGCGTGGTTATAGGCTTGGTTGCGGCCGTTCTGGGCTACGAAGCCTGACTGGCGTACCACGCCGAGGGTGATCCCGATGATTGCGGGACCAAGGACAGCGGCAGCGACTGCGGCAGCCGCTTGCGCAGCGGCAACCACCCAGAAATCTCGGGAAACCAAGACCAAGGCGGAGGCTGCAACCGTGCATATCGCCGCGGCGGCAACCCAGAACCGTTTTCGGCGGGTGGCATCAATGAGAGCGCCCGCCGGTGTGGTCGATGCCAGTCCGACGGCATTGCCCAGCGCGGTGACCACCCCGATGGCACCTGTTCCCCAGCCACGGCTGGCCAGTAACACCCCCAGGAACGGGCCAACACCTGCCTGGACGTCTGCCACGAAGAAGTTGGCCACCGCCAAAGCCTTACGGTCACCTGGAGATACGGCCGGCTTGTGAGTCACCCAGCGATTGTGCCCCGATGCCCGCTCCGACGTGGCGCAAGCTCACCAATGAGGTCACGGACCACCTCAGCGGCATCACGCCCGCAGAATGCCGATCGCTCCCAGACTCAGAATGATCAGGCCGAGGATTGCGACGATCAGAGCGACATCGATCAGTCGGCGTGACCGAACCCAGGTGTGCAAGGCCGACACCATCTCGTACGTCCGCGCCGGCATCGCCGCGTAACTCAACAATGGCAGCGCCACCATCGAGAAGGCCACCGCGTTGAAGAAGAGCAGCGCCATGGACTGAATGGGTTGCGTGGCACCCGAGGCGTGGATGAGAGCGATGACCGCAAGGAAGTCCGCCGACGGCAAGGCAATTCCCAGTCCACTGACTCCTGCCACCCACAACGAGTTGTTCTGCATGAACCCTCGCACTCGCCTCGCAACCTTGTCCGCCAAGCCCGCCCGCGGCGCACGCGGAGCGGCGGCAGGTCGACGGATCGAGGCCGTGATGGCCAGCACAGCCGCCACCAACAAGGCTAGAACGCCAAGCGCGACTTGGATATAGGGCCCCGAAACGTCTGACTTCCCCATCGGAGACACCCGAAGGACAAACAACAGTGTTAGTCCGAGACTCAACCCCATGACGAATGCACCGCACAGGAACACGAATAGCTGCAGCAGCGGTCGCGGCCTGTTCAACATCAGGACTGTCAGTCCCAGTCGAGTGGGCTCAACGCTCACACCAAGTGCCATCAACAAGACGATGGTCCACATGACTACCGCGCGGGCACAGCGTCATTCTGCTCGCAAACCCCTGCGAACGTGGACTTCACGAGGTCTACGTAGCGGGTGATCGACTCTCGCGCGATGGGGTTGTCCGGGTACGCGATCATCAGCGTCGTCTCCGTCGGGAATCGCGAGATGAAGATCGTCAGCTGGTACACCGACTTGCTCTCCGCATACAAACCGATGGGATTGCCCACCAGCAGCGGGTTGGTGAACAACTGCGAAAGCGGCGGAGCGCCGCCGTCGAAGAAGTTGATCATCGGGTGGTACGGCCGTGGCCAGTTCAGCTCCGGCACCAATTCCAGGACCCGGTAGAAGGGGACATTCACCAGCTGCCGGCCACGGTCAAACGATTCCTGCGCCGCGACGGCTGCCGCGCCAAAGGTCCCGTCAACGGGGGCCGATATCGGCACCAGCCCGGTGAACCATCCCGTCGTGAACATGTCCGCCTCATCGCGGGCGTCGCTCGGGGTGATGCCGTAATAGGTATCGGTACCGGTCAATTCGCGTTCGACGAATCCGAGAGCTGCCATCACACCACCGATGAATCGCGCCCCCGCATCGATGCAGCGCGACTCGAACTTCAGTGCCTGCTGCTCATCGAGCAGTTGCTCGGTGACGATCGCGGTACCGCATGGCACACCGTGATCGCCCAGCGGCAGCGGGAAATCTGGGAGGCTGCCGCGGTTGTTCTCGGCGAACCGAGTCCACTCGCGCACCGGTTCGGAATCGGGGGTCAGCCCAGAAAGGAACTCATGCTGTCTGATGCAGTAGTCGCCGTAACTTCCCGCCGGCGGAAGCTCGATCGGGGCACCGCCCTGAACCAGCGCCTTGTATCCCATCAGGATTTCCATGATCAGCAAGCGCGCGAACGTGGCATCCAGGTGCAGATGGTCGACACTGAAATAGAAGGTGAAATGCCCTGAGCTCTGGACGATTCCGAAACGGAAGCAATCCCATCGGAACGGGTCCGGGGTCTCCGAGACCACCATCTCCCGCACCTCGTCCGAGGTCATCTCGCCCAACTTGACCTGGACGAATTCCACGTCGGCCGGGTCGGCGATGGTGCGCCGGACGATGTTCTGCTCATCATCGAGCGAGAACCAGCTGCGATACGTGTCGTGTCTCCTCAGGTGGGCGTTGATCACGTGACCCATGGCCCGCTTGTCGCACCGCCCCGGCATATCCAAGGTGAAGACGAGCACTCGCGAGAAGTCCAGACCCTTGGCGGCCTGCCGCAGATATGTGCGCAGATGCTGCACCTGCATGAAGCTCGGGGGAATGTCGCTCACCGGTGCTTCAAGGGCCTTCGCATACGACGCCGGCGAGGGCTGCCAGGTGATCACCGATCCCGCAGACGGCTCCCACTTGTCGGTCAACGACACCGTTACTGGTCCACCACGCATTTCAATCCCCTTAAGACGAAGCGACTTCGGATTCCTGATCGGCCAGCTTGTCGTACAGATGCGACGCCAAAGACCGCACTGTCGATACATCAGCCGGACCGATACGGACGCCGGTGTCCGCTTGGATACGGGTACGAATTTCGAGGTTGCCCAACGAGTCCAGGCCATAGTCCGGGAGGGATCGGTCGGGATCGATCGATCGCCGGAGCACCAGACCCACCTGCTCGGCGACCAGTTTCCGGAGTCGAGTCGGCCACTCCTCACGCGGTAACGCGTTGAGCTCGTCGAGGAATTTGTTTGTCTCCGTTTGAGATTGACCCGCATCACGGAACGCCTGAGCAAACGGACTGCGCTCGACGAAGTCGGCCAGCCACGATATGCCGGCCATCGGCGCGTAGGCGGTGTACGCCCGGTCGTGCCGAAGCACTGTGTCGAAGGCATAGGCACCCTCGTCTGGGAGGATGGCGGCATCCGCGTTCGCCAGGTGCGTGCCCTGCCCGATCTCCGACCAGGCGCCCCAAGCGATGACGGTTGCCGGTAAGCCCTGAGCGCGTCGCCAGTGCGTGAATCCGTCCAGCCAGCTGTTAGCCGCTGCGTAGGCACCCTGCCCCGGAGAGCCCACCAGCGCCGCAATCGACGAGAAGGAGCAGAACCAGTCCAGCGGTTGCTCCGCGGTGGCCTCGTGCAGATTCCAGGCTCCATGCACCTTGGGGCGCCAGTCCCCACGATCGATCAGTTCGTCGGTGATATTCGCGAGCGTGGCATCGTGCACCAGCGCCGCGGCATGCAGTACGCCACGCACGGGCTTCCCAGTCTCCGTTGCTGTCGCCACCAGACGTTGTGCCGTCTCCGGTTCGGCGATATCGCCGAGCACCACATCGATTTCGATGCCACTGTGCCGGATCTGCTCAATGGTCTCCACCGCCTCGGGCTTCGGAGCGCTGCGACCGTTGAGGATGATCCGGCCGACGCCGGCCACTGCCAGCTTGCGCGCCAGGAACAAGCCCAGGCCGCCGAGGCCACCAGTGATCACATACGCACCCTCTCGGCGGAACGCAGGTGCATGCGACGCCGGGATCACCGCATCTACCTCGCCCGCCTTAGGCAGGTCCAGAACGAGCTTTCCGGTATGTCCCGCAGCACCCATCACACGGATCGATTCGGCGGCGTCCTGCAATGGAGAGGACGAGATCTCCGGCAGTGGCAGCACCCCCTCCGCCATCTGCCCATACAGCGCTGTCAGGGTGCGGTAGATCGCCTGTGGCCGTGTCTTCGATACCAGGACAAGATCGACGGCGTGGAACGACAGGTTCCGCCGGAAGGGGAACAGCCCCAGCCGGGTGTCGCCGTAGATGTCGCGCTTGCCGATCTCGATGAAGCGGCCACCGAACGTCAACAACTCCACTCCGGCCCGTTGCGCGGCACCGGTGAGCGAATTGAGCACGATGTCGACACCGTAGCCGTCGGTGTCGCGACGGATCAGGTCTGCGAATTCTGTACTACGCGAGTCATATACGTGCTTGATACCCCAGCTGCGCAACAGTTCTCGCCGTTCTTCGCTGCCCGCGGTGGCATAGATCTCGGCCCCCGCGGCACGGGCGATG contains:
- a CDS encoding MFS transporter, whose amino-acid sequence is MRWWPRCRYPARHIDDQAARGATDGHDGVAASGLQILARSPALRALAAAILLFHLGNAAMLPLYGLAVVAHKADPFITVAATVVVAQAVMVIASLAATRIARKRGYWTVFTIAFIALPVRGFVAASIITTWGIVPVQILDGIGAGMLSVAVPGLVAQLLEGTGHINIGQGALMTAQSLGACLSPLLGGYIAQEFGFRVAFAFLGALSVGSLLIWHKYASAIRAAEAPSAQER
- a CDS encoding MFS transporter gives rise to the protein MTHKPAVSPGDRKALAVANFFVADVQAGVGPFLGVLLASRGWGTGAIGVVTALGNAVGLASTTPAGALIDATRRKRFWVAAAAICTVAASALVLVSRDFWVVAAAQAAAAVAAAVLGPAIIGITLGVVRQSGFVAQNGRNQAYNHAGNMVGAALSGCLGWYFGFAAVFGLAAAFAIVAVVATLSIPCSPYRRPSSTRSHRWA
- a CDS encoding GAP family protein; translation: MWTIVLLMALGVSVEPTRLGLTVLMLNRPRPLLQLFVFLCGAFVMGLSLGLTLLFVLRVSPMGKSDVSGPYIQVALGVLALLVAAVLAITASIRRPAAAPRAPRAGLADKVARRVRGFMQNNSLWVAGVSGLGIALPSADFLAVIALIHASGATQPIQSMALLFFNAVAFSMVALPLLSYAAMPARTYEMVSALHTWVRSRRLIDVALIVAILGLIILSLGAIGILRA
- a CDS encoding condensation domain-containing protein, encoding MRGGPVTVSLTDKWEPSAGSVITWQPSPASYAKALEAPVSDIPPSFMQVQHLRTYLRQAAKGLDFSRVLVFTLDMPGRCDKRAMGHVINAHLRRHDTYRSWFSLDDEQNIVRRTIADPADVEFVQVKLGEMTSDEVREMVVSETPDPFRWDCFRFGIVQSSGHFTFYFSVDHLHLDATFARLLIMEILMGYKALVQGGAPIELPPAGSYGDYCIRQHEFLSGLTPDSEPVREWTRFAENNRGSLPDFPLPLGDHGVPCGTAIVTEQLLDEQQALKFESRCIDAGARFIGGVMAALGFVERELTGTDTYYGITPSDARDEADMFTTGWFTGLVPISAPVDGTFGAAAVAAQESFDRGRQLVNVPFYRVLELVPELNWPRPYHPMINFFDGGAPPLSQLFTNPLLVGNPIGLYAESKSVYQLTIFISRFPTETTLMIAYPDNPIARESITRYVDLVKSTFAGVCEQNDAVPAR